One segment of Aquimarina sp. BL5 DNA contains the following:
- a CDS encoding DUF1572 family protein, whose translation MNATTYLEGIKKQFLYYKSLGEKTIDQIVDYDRLFWQYNKDCNSISTIVKHLWGNMKSRWTDFLTSDGEKEWRARDAEFENDIKTKEELLAKWNEGWQCLFEALDSVNETNFDQPIYIRNIEHSITEAINRQLAHYSYHVGQIVFLGKMICDEDWQSLSIAKGASKSFNEKRFAQPKHKAHYTDKLIKGK comes from the coding sequence ATGAATGCAACTACTTATTTAGAAGGAATAAAGAAGCAGTTTCTTTATTATAAATCTTTAGGAGAAAAAACAATAGATCAGATCGTTGACTATGATCGTTTATTCTGGCAGTATAATAAAGATTGTAATAGTATCTCTACAATTGTAAAACATCTTTGGGGTAATATGAAATCTCGCTGGACAGATTTTCTTACATCGGACGGAGAAAAAGAATGGCGAGCACGTGATGCAGAATTCGAAAATGATATCAAAACAAAAGAGGAATTATTGGCTAAATGGAACGAAGGTTGGCAATGTCTGTTTGAAGCTCTGGATAGTGTAAATGAAACGAATTTTGATCAACCTATTTATATCCGAAATATTGAGCATAGCATCACCGAAGCGATCAATCGACAATTAGCACATTACTCGTATCACGTAGGACAAATCGTATTTCTTGGAAAAATGATCTGCGATGAAGATTGGCAATCATTATCCATTGCTAAAGGAGCCTCTAAATCCTTTAATGAAAAACGTTTTGCGCAACCTAAACACAAAGCGCATTATACTGATAAACTTATAAAGGGTAAATAA
- a CDS encoding acetate/propionate family kinase, with the protein MQVLVLNSGSSSIKFQLFSMPSEEVLCSGLIERIGLEDAKVNYKTINKDIKNIIRIADHKEGLELVAEYLLDPKIGVIESVHDIDIVGHRVVHGGSAFAETVEINEKVKQEIEKLSALAPLHNPANLQGILVSEEIFHEAKQVAVFDTAFHQTIPAQSYKYAIPKTFLEDHNIRVYGFHGTSHKYVSEKAIEFLGEQSSKIITIHLGNGCSMTAIKNGKSVDHSLGFAPMNGLIMGTRSGDIDPAVIFYMIKSLGYSPDQVNSLLQKESGMLGLTGYSDLRDIESNAEKGDVNCQKALEMNAYRIKKFIGSYTAVMNGLDAIVFTAGIGENSDVMRKLVSTNLEYLGIELDGEKNSIRSKEIRDISQASSRVKILVIPTNEELEIAKQSVKLSE; encoded by the coding sequence ATGCAAGTATTAGTATTAAACTCAGGGAGTTCTTCGATTAAATTTCAATTATTTAGCATGCCCTCAGAGGAAGTGCTTTGTTCAGGATTGATAGAACGAATAGGATTAGAAGATGCTAAGGTCAATTATAAAACAATCAATAAGGATATTAAAAATATCATAAGAATAGCTGATCATAAAGAAGGTTTGGAGTTAGTAGCAGAATATTTATTAGATCCTAAAATTGGTGTAATAGAATCAGTGCACGATATTGATATTGTTGGTCATAGAGTTGTTCACGGAGGAAGTGCATTTGCTGAGACAGTAGAGATTAATGAGAAAGTAAAGCAAGAGATAGAAAAACTCTCTGCACTAGCTCCATTACATAACCCAGCGAATTTACAAGGTATTTTAGTTTCGGAAGAGATTTTTCATGAGGCTAAACAAGTAGCTGTATTTGATACAGCTTTTCATCAAACAATTCCCGCTCAGTCATATAAATATGCAATACCAAAGACATTTTTAGAAGATCATAACATTAGAGTATATGGTTTTCATGGTACCAGTCATAAATATGTTTCAGAAAAAGCGATTGAGTTTTTAGGAGAACAAAGCTCTAAGATAATTACAATTCATTTAGGTAATGGATGTAGTATGACAGCTATAAAAAATGGAAAGAGTGTTGACCATAGCCTAGGATTTGCACCTATGAATGGATTGATTATGGGAACTCGATCTGGCGATATTGATCCAGCGGTAATTTTTTATATGATTAAGTCTTTGGGGTATTCACCAGATCAAGTAAACTCTTTATTACAAAAAGAAAGTGGTATGCTCGGCTTAACAGGATACAGTGATTTACGTGATATTGAATCTAATGCGGAAAAAGGAGATGTCAATTGCCAGAAAGCTTTAGAAATGAATGCGTATCGTATTAAAAAGTTTATAGGTTCATATACAGCCGTGATGAATGGTTTGGATGCCATTGTATTTACAGCCGGAATTGGAGAGAATTCTGATGTAATGAGAAAATTGGTTAGCACCAATTTAGAGTATTTAGGTATTGAACTGGATGGAGAAAAGAATAGTATCAGATCTAAAGAAATTAGAGATATTAGCCAAGCTTCTTCTAGGGTTAAAATACTAGTGATTCCTACAAACGAAGAATTGGAGATTGCTAAGCAATCAGTGAAATTGTCTGAGTAG
- a CDS encoding endonuclease yields the protein MKKLLLLLVMGCTLISFGQIPSYYNDVNLSLSGQSLKSELATKVTNTQTNILSYTPGVWDALKQTDLDPTNSSRVVLIYGFSDTDGNSTTDRTRGINNNGGGSTDWNREHTYPKSLANPNLGTTGAGADAHNLRPSDVQRNSSRGSRKFADGSGNSGTTSQGHWYPGDEFKGDVARMMMFMYIRYGNRCLPSNVGIGASVSGDTNMIQLFLEWNADDPVSQLELQRNPIIENLQGNRNPFIDNPAFATQIWGGPQAEDRFGTAGSDTQAPSIPSALVASNTTTTSTQLSWNTSTDNIGVTGYDVYRNGSFLNSTTTTNYPVTGLSAATTYSFSVRAKDAAGNVSAFSSSINVTAENTSGGGNTLCNSTITSFPYTESFENTLGAWKQATSGDDFNWAIRSGSTPSSNTGPSSANAGSYYIYMESSTPNYSNKRAIVYSPCYDITNASLATFSFKYHMYGTSAMGSLTLEASLDGTTWTSIWSTSGNQGNSWKTATIDLASYAGEKVQLRFNGITGTTWQGDMAVDAVNFSTSGNTGGGSTTTDVNLRITFDNYPEETSWEIRNNNNQVVYSGGTYGAQADGSTLNILRTLDTGCYTLIVKDVYGDGICCNYGNGSYALTDSSSGTILVSGGSFGTQDSNNFCVGSASRNFSETTVKEMKPTVFNFRFYPNPVIGEVIIQLENTEKADYKIINQIGQVIKVGKVIKEPIKLNGLPSGMYFISVNDGKRTVSKKFVKK from the coding sequence ATGAAAAAATTATTGCTATTACTAGTAATGGGTTGCACTCTTATTAGTTTTGGTCAGATACCATCATATTATAATGATGTTAATCTTTCTTTATCTGGTCAATCTCTAAAAAGCGAATTAGCTACTAAAGTGACAAACACCCAAACAAATATATTATCCTATACTCCAGGAGTTTGGGATGCCTTAAAACAAACAGATCTTGATCCTACCAACTCTTCTAGAGTTGTTCTTATTTACGGATTTAGTGATACAGATGGCAATTCTACAACTGATAGAACAAGAGGAATCAATAATAATGGAGGAGGTTCTACCGATTGGAATAGAGAACATACATATCCAAAATCTTTAGCGAATCCTAATTTAGGAACTACAGGAGCGGGTGCAGATGCACATAATTTAAGGCCATCGGATGTCCAAAGAAACTCTAGTAGAGGAAGTCGTAAATTTGCAGATGGTTCTGGGAATTCTGGAACGACTTCGCAAGGACATTGGTATCCAGGAGATGAATTTAAAGGTGATGTAGCTCGAATGATGATGTTTATGTACATACGATATGGTAATCGATGCCTACCTTCTAATGTAGGAATAGGAGCATCAGTATCTGGTGATACTAATATGATTCAGTTGTTTCTGGAATGGAATGCTGATGATCCTGTTTCTCAATTAGAGTTACAACGAAATCCAATCATCGAGAATTTACAAGGAAATAGAAATCCTTTTATTGATAACCCTGCATTTGCCACTCAGATTTGGGGAGGACCACAAGCAGAGGATCGTTTTGGAACAGCTGGAAGTGATACACAAGCGCCAAGCATTCCTTCAGCTTTAGTAGCATCTAACACAACTACAACATCTACTCAATTATCCTGGAATACCTCTACGGATAATATTGGAGTTACAGGCTATGATGTATATCGTAATGGATCATTTTTAAATTCAACGACTACAACAAATTATCCGGTAACCGGATTATCCGCAGCTACAACATATAGTTTTTCTGTACGAGCGAAAGATGCTGCTGGTAATGTATCGGCATTTAGTAGTTCCATTAATGTTACAGCAGAAAATACATCTGGGGGCGGAAATACACTTTGTAATTCGACAATAACTTCTTTCCCTTATACCGAAAGTTTTGAAAACACCTTGGGGGCCTGGAAGCAAGCCACCTCTGGAGATGATTTTAATTGGGCAATTCGTTCTGGGAGTACACCATCTTCTAATACCGGTCCAAGTTCCGCAAATGCAGGTTCATATTATATCTATATGGAATCTTCCACTCCTAATTATTCTAACAAGAGAGCAATAGTGTATTCACCTTGTTACGATATTACGAATGCAAGTCTGGCTACTTTTTCATTTAAATATCATATGTATGGTACTTCAGCTATGGGAAGTTTAACCTTAGAGGCAAGCCTTGATGGAACTACTTGGACATCAATCTGGAGTACATCCGGAAATCAAGGAAATTCTTGGAAGACCGCCACTATAGATTTAGCTTCTTACGCGGGTGAAAAAGTGCAGTTACGTTTTAATGGAATTACAGGGACCACTTGGCAAGGGGATATGGCTGTTGATGCTGTCAATTTTTCTACTTCGGGAAATACCGGTGGTGGATCAACTACTACTGACGTTAACCTAAGAATTACTTTTGATAACTATCCAGAAGAAACAAGTTGGGAAATAAGAAACAATAATAATCAAGTAGTATATTCTGGTGGTACTTATGGTGCTCAAGCGGACGGTTCGACTCTCAATATATTAAGAACTTTGGATACAGGATGTTATACATTGATTGTAAAAGATGTTTATGGCGACGGAATTTGTTGTAATTATGGCAACGGTTCTTATGCTTTAACAGATTCTTCTAGTGGAACGATATTAGTTTCTGGAGGATCTTTTGGAACACAAGATAGTAACAATTTCTGTGTAGGTTCTGCATCACGGAATTTTTCTGAAACGACTGTAAAAGAAATGAAGCCTACTGTATTTAATTTTAGGTTTTATCCTAATCCGGTTATAGGAGAAGTGATAATACAATTAGAGAATACAGAAAAAGCGGATTATAAAATAATAAATCAAATAGGTCAAGTTATAAAAGTAGGAAAAGTCATAAAAGAACCAATTAAACTTAATGGATTACCATCGGGTATGTATTTTATCTCTGTTAATGACGGAAAACGAACCGTGAGTAAGAAGTTTGTAAAAAAATAA
- a CDS encoding type 1 glutamine amidotransferase domain-containing protein, giving the protein MKKIIGIAAAIILLTSCGKNTEAKKTETKEIIKKTEIVKKVLFVLTSHSDLGNTGEKTGFWIEEFASPYYFLKDKGVEITIASPKGGRPPIDPKSELPDFQTPATKRFNEDQETQTILANTAKLANVNPDDYDAVFYPGGHGPLWDLAEDKNSIALIEAFYNQNKPVGAVCHAPAIFKNTKGTNGEPLVKGKKVTGFSNTEEEAVQLTKVVPFLVEDMLIANGGTYSKEADWSPYAIEDGLLITGQNPASSELVAEKLLQQLK; this is encoded by the coding sequence ATGAAAAAAATCATAGGAATAGCTGCGGCTATTATACTATTAACTTCGTGCGGAAAAAACACAGAAGCTAAAAAAACAGAAACCAAAGAAATAATTAAAAAAACAGAAATCGTGAAGAAAGTATTATTCGTATTAACTAGTCATAGTGATTTAGGGAATACAGGAGAAAAAACAGGATTTTGGATAGAAGAATTTGCTTCGCCTTATTATTTTTTAAAGGATAAAGGTGTAGAGATAACGATTGCTTCTCCAAAAGGCGGACGACCACCAATTGACCCAAAAAGTGAATTGCCAGATTTCCAGACACCGGCTACTAAAAGATTTAACGAAGATCAAGAAACACAAACTATTCTTGCTAATACTGCCAAACTAGCTAATGTGAATCCTGATGATTACGATGCTGTTTTCTACCCAGGTGGTCACGGTCCTTTATGGGATTTAGCCGAAGACAAGAACTCTATTGCCTTAATTGAAGCCTTCTATAATCAAAATAAACCAGTAGGCGCAGTATGTCACGCACCGGCAATTTTTAAGAATACTAAGGGAACTAACGGAGAGCCTTTAGTAAAAGGGAAAAAAGTAACTGGATTTTCTAATACGGAAGAGGAAGCTGTTCAATTAACGAAGGTAGTACCTTTTCTTGTAGAAGACATGTTAATAGCTAATGGAGGTACATATTCTAAAGAAGCGGACTGGAGTCCATACGCTATAGAAGACGGATTATTAATTACTGGACAAAATCCTGCTTCGTCAGAACTTGTTGCGGAGAAGTTGTTACAACAACTGAAATAA
- a CDS encoding sugar-binding domain-containing protein — protein sequence MNFTTKFWLLLSMLPLSIISQTSSLLPEGYPKTDRTKTNINIGWKFHLGDVSGSPESFDFDDSAWKNVSVPHTLQLVSYEMDSITENWEQKKYLRDVGWYRKKIKIPTIATDKVFLEFEGVHNATELWVNGKKVGEHRINGYIPFHFDISKYIKVGKENLIVVKADNRFDETISPDPHRTDFIKYGGIYRDVYLVTTNRLHITYNWEKFDAGVHITTPTVNKNNGTVSIKTTVANEHTKTTSCKIVTSIIDAKGYVIKKITQTASIPSNTEHTFRQTTSIVDEDFNAWSPDSPYLYRANTIVYDENDIPVDFVENTFGFRTFKLVEGKGFVLNGEPIFLVGVNRHQNYPNIGDAVPNSFHYNEALQYKKAGMNIIRLSHYTQDDAFIKACDALGMLVYEEPSTWIEWGDEAWFSKLDTATRVMIRNHRNHPSIVFWGAGINHRGPVPRMQHVTKEEDPFRLTASSSSPWNGIVNAGITDVYATMDYRRTEFTESDFEMVMEHGSSPDAEVNQFHISRYKGRKENIAAISWLGADYNHLMRRDDRRDRDYMTTYAVLSAYRVPKPVYYWYQSELTTLPVVHIANETASKEGKVRVYSNCQEVWLYHNGKLIAKQRPDTDNTKANLDHPSFTFMFNWKEGTLKAEGYTNGSKVLEHVRKKEEKPYQIKINFNIENQPFYAGGSDMRLVHASIVDKNGEIVTSATNKIQFDISGEGEIVDNGKINANPARVFDGVASVYIRGKDNPGTITIKASAIGLKSGKVTINTNQFISDEIQKNALPIFDYPILKLDIGGEGQLVEHDWIRWSGTSNKELIYKNASYGGEMTIQISTKDSIKWHRNSSIIGDLGFVSADGIYTTDKEIKLMITNLEKGKYYLETYHQETRKNNKPVNDIKVTIEDQEGTFSKKADDHVVKHYDPTSTGERKPFHIKSVFNSSGSTPVTITFKNLEDNGDMWLNGIVLRKKK from the coding sequence ATGAATTTCACTACTAAATTTTGGTTATTGTTATCGATGCTTCCGCTTTCAATAATTTCTCAAACTTCTTCTCTATTGCCAGAGGGATACCCAAAAACAGATAGAACTAAAACCAATATTAATATCGGATGGAAATTTCATTTGGGAGATGTCTCTGGTAGCCCAGAATCCTTTGATTTTGATGATTCCGCTTGGAAAAACGTTTCAGTTCCTCATACGCTACAACTTGTTTCTTATGAAATGGATAGTATTACAGAAAATTGGGAGCAAAAAAAGTACTTAAGAGATGTTGGTTGGTATCGCAAAAAGATAAAAATACCTACTATAGCCACCGATAAAGTTTTTCTAGAATTTGAAGGTGTACATAATGCCACCGAATTATGGGTGAATGGAAAAAAAGTAGGTGAGCATAGAATCAATGGGTATATTCCTTTTCATTTTGATATTAGTAAATATATTAAAGTAGGAAAAGAAAATCTGATTGTGGTTAAGGCGGATAATCGTTTTGATGAAACTATCTCCCCAGATCCTCATAGAACAGATTTTATAAAGTACGGTGGAATCTATCGGGATGTCTACTTGGTAACAACAAATAGGTTACATATAACGTATAATTGGGAAAAGTTTGATGCAGGAGTCCATATAACCACTCCCACAGTAAATAAAAATAACGGTACTGTCTCTATAAAAACAACTGTGGCCAATGAACATACTAAAACAACTTCCTGCAAAATTGTAACTAGTATTATTGATGCAAAGGGATATGTAATCAAAAAAATAACTCAAACGGCATCGATACCTTCTAATACAGAACATACGTTTAGACAAACTACTTCTATTGTGGATGAAGATTTTAATGCCTGGTCACCAGATTCTCCTTATTTGTATCGCGCAAATACAATAGTGTATGATGAAAACGATATTCCTGTAGATTTTGTTGAAAATACTTTTGGTTTTAGGACCTTTAAACTAGTTGAAGGAAAAGGATTTGTGCTCAATGGAGAACCGATTTTTCTTGTTGGAGTAAACCGACATCAAAATTACCCAAATATTGGTGATGCCGTTCCTAATTCATTTCATTATAATGAAGCCTTGCAGTACAAAAAAGCAGGGATGAATATTATTAGGCTTTCCCACTATACTCAGGATGATGCCTTTATTAAGGCATGTGATGCTTTAGGAATGCTCGTGTATGAAGAACCATCTACATGGATAGAATGGGGTGATGAAGCTTGGTTTTCTAAGTTGGATACAGCTACCAGAGTCATGATTAGAAACCATAGAAACCACCCGTCAATTGTTTTTTGGGGTGCAGGCATCAATCATAGAGGCCCTGTACCTAGAATGCAACACGTAACTAAAGAAGAAGACCCGTTTCGATTAACCGCCTCTTCCTCTAGTCCTTGGAACGGCATTGTAAATGCCGGAATTACGGATGTATATGCAACTATGGACTACCGAAGAACAGAATTTACAGAAAGTGATTTTGAAATGGTTATGGAACATGGTAGTTCTCCCGATGCAGAAGTCAATCAATTTCATATCTCCAGATATAAAGGTCGTAAAGAAAATATAGCCGCAATATCTTGGCTAGGCGCAGATTACAATCATTTGATGAGACGTGACGACCGCAGAGACAGAGATTATATGACTACGTATGCAGTTTTAAGCGCATATCGAGTACCCAAACCTGTATATTATTGGTATCAATCCGAGTTAACAACTCTACCTGTAGTCCATATCGCCAATGAAACTGCTTCTAAAGAGGGGAAAGTAAGAGTGTATAGTAATTGCCAGGAAGTATGGTTGTATCATAACGGAAAACTTATAGCCAAACAAAGACCGGATACGGATAATACTAAAGCAAATCTCGATCACCCATCCTTTACCTTTATGTTTAATTGGAAAGAAGGAACTCTTAAAGCAGAAGGCTATACAAATGGAAGCAAGGTACTAGAGCATGTGCGCAAAAAGGAAGAAAAACCTTATCAGATAAAAATAAATTTTAATATTGAAAATCAGCCATTTTATGCAGGTGGCTCCGATATGAGATTGGTGCACGCATCAATCGTAGATAAAAATGGTGAGATAGTAACTTCGGCAACCAATAAAATTCAATTTGACATTTCCGGAGAAGGTGAAATTGTGGATAACGGAAAAATAAATGCAAATCCAGCTAGGGTGTTTGACGGGGTAGCCTCCGTCTATATTAGAGGAAAAGACAATCCTGGTACGATTACCATAAAAGCTAGCGCAATAGGTTTAAAGTCAGGAAAAGTTACAATTAATACAAATCAATTTATTTCTGATGAAATACAAAAGAACGCACTTCCTATTTTTGATTACCCTATTTTAAAATTAGATATCGGTGGCGAAGGACAATTAGTGGAACATGATTGGATAAGATGGTCAGGAACTTCAAATAAAGAATTAATATATAAGAATGCTTCTTATGGGGGTGAAATGACAATCCAGATCAGTACCAAAGATTCTATAAAATGGCATCGTAATAGCTCTATCATCGGGGACTTGGGGTTTGTATCTGCAGATGGCATATATACAACCGATAAGGAAATTAAACTAATGATAACGAATCTAGAAAAGGGAAAATATTACTTAGAAACATACCATCAAGAAACCAGAAAAAATAATAAACCCGTCAATGACATAAAGGTTACTATTGAAGATCAAGAGGGTACATTTTCTAAGAAAGCAGACGATCATGTTGTAAAACATTATGACCCTACCTCTACAGGAGAAAGAAAACCATTCCATATCAAGTCTGTTTTTAATTCTTCTGGATCAACTCCGGTTACTATTACCTTTAAGAATCTTGAAGATAACGGTGATATGTGGCTTAATGGAATTGTACTTAGAAAAAAGAAGTAA
- a CDS encoding VPGUxxT family thioredoxin-like (seleno)protein, type 2 → MSSNFQLTLFILLMSNLLLAQKTTDPDNQSEELGKVRWLRNYDDVMTLAKKENKDVLILFQEVPGCSTCRNYGHNVLSHPLIVEAIENSFVPLAIFNNKGGKDAQILRKYNEPSWNNPVIRIVNSHGDDVVNRIGNDYSALRLCKSIQQALIAKGQIVPEYINLLEQELLGTNPNKAYYKMSCFWTGEKELGKLPAVLNTESGFINHSEVVEVTYNPKEMTKAALDAYAKSNDMGLIDNKQSFIPSPKDVHYYLQQTKFIYLPLTELQKTKINSALGNGQPTKHFLSPKQQKWLKKIKKNSEVLFNTDFTKAWTKKNKELETI, encoded by the coding sequence ATGTCATCAAATTTTCAACTTACACTATTCATATTGTTGATGAGTAATCTACTCTTGGCTCAAAAAACTACTGATCCTGATAACCAAAGTGAGGAATTAGGAAAAGTACGATGGTTGCGCAACTATGATGATGTTATGACGCTTGCCAAAAAAGAAAATAAAGATGTACTCATCTTATTTCAGGAAGTTCCAGGTTGTAGTACTTGTCGTAATTATGGCCATAATGTTTTAAGCCATCCTCTTATAGTAGAGGCTATAGAAAATTCATTTGTGCCATTAGCCATATTTAATAATAAAGGTGGTAAAGATGCACAAATACTTCGTAAGTATAATGAGCCTAGTTGGAATAACCCTGTAATTCGTATTGTTAATAGCCACGGTGATGATGTGGTAAATCGCATTGGGAATGATTATTCAGCACTACGCTTATGCAAAAGTATACAGCAAGCTTTGATAGCAAAAGGACAGATTGTACCTGAATATATTAATTTATTGGAGCAGGAATTGTTAGGAACGAATCCCAATAAGGCCTATTATAAAATGTCTTGTTTCTGGACTGGAGAAAAAGAATTGGGAAAATTACCAGCAGTGCTAAATACCGAATCAGGTTTTATTAACCATAGTGAAGTGGTAGAAGTTACATATAACCCTAAAGAAATGACCAAAGCAGCATTAGATGCTTATGCAAAATCTAATGACATGGGCTTGATTGATAATAAACAATCTTTTATACCTTCGCCAAAAGATGTTCATTATTATTTACAACAGACTAAGTTTATATACTTGCCGCTTACAGAACTTCAGAAAACAAAAATTAATAGTGCTTTGGGTAATGGCCAACCAACAAAACATTTTTTGAGTCCTAAACAACAGAAATGGTTAAAAAAAATAAAAAAGAATAGTGAAGTTTTGTTTAATACGGATTTCACCAAAGCTTGGACGAAAAAAAATAAAGAATTAGAGACTATTTAG
- the dnaN gene encoding DNA polymerase III subunit beta produces MKFIVSSSYLLKQLQVLGGVINNSNTLPILDNFLFELDNNSLTVSASDLETTMSAKLEVESSDEGIIAVPAKLLLETLKTFPEQPLTFVAGDNNTIEISSNHGKYALAYADGEEFPKAVELEDPSSTTLLGDILATAISKTIFATGNDDLRPVMSGVFFQFSTESLTFVATDAHKLVKYSREDVQASQAAEFIMPKKPLNLLKGILAGSDTDVLIEYNESNAKFTFDETQLICRLIDGKYPNYEAVIPKENPNKLTIARNQFLNSVRRVSIFSNKTTHQIRLKIAGAELNISAEDIDYSNKAEERLTCDYQGDDMQIGFNSRFLSEMLNNLNADDVQLEMSLPNRAGILTPTDGLDEGETVTMLVMPVMLNN; encoded by the coding sequence GTGAAATTCATAGTTTCCAGTTCGTATTTATTAAAACAACTTCAGGTATTGGGTGGAGTTATCAATAACAGTAATACTTTACCGATTTTAGATAACTTTTTATTCGAATTAGATAATAACTCCTTAACTGTTTCAGCTTCTGACTTAGAGACTACTATGTCGGCTAAATTAGAGGTAGAATCTTCTGATGAAGGAATTATTGCTGTACCTGCAAAGTTATTATTAGAAACATTAAAAACGTTTCCTGAACAACCTCTTACGTTTGTAGCGGGAGACAATAATACTATAGAAATAAGCTCTAATCACGGTAAATATGCGCTTGCATATGCAGATGGAGAAGAATTTCCTAAAGCGGTAGAATTAGAAGATCCAAGTTCGACTACACTTTTGGGAGATATTTTAGCAACAGCAATTAGTAAGACGATTTTTGCCACAGGGAATGATGATCTTAGACCTGTGATGAGTGGTGTGTTTTTTCAGTTCTCTACTGAGAGTTTAACTTTTGTGGCTACCGATGCTCATAAATTAGTAAAGTATTCTCGTGAGGATGTACAAGCTTCTCAAGCTGCTGAATTTATTATGCCGAAGAAACCACTAAACCTTCTTAAAGGTATCCTAGCAGGTAGTGACACAGATGTATTGATTGAATATAATGAATCTAATGCGAAATTCACTTTTGATGAAACGCAGTTGATCTGTAGATTAATTGATGGTAAATACCCTAATTACGAAGCCGTAATCCCTAAAGAGAATCCAAATAAATTAACTATTGCACGTAATCAGTTTCTGAACTCGGTTCGTAGAGTTTCTATTTTCTCTAATAAAACTACGCATCAAATCCGTTTAAAAATCGCAGGTGCCGAATTGAACATCTCTGCAGAAGATATCGATTATTCTAATAAAGCAGAAGAACGTCTGACTTGTGATTACCAAGGCGATGATATGCAGATAGGTTTTAATTCTCGTTTCTTAAGTGAGATGTTAAACAATCTTAATGCAGATGATGTACAATTAGAGATGTCTCTACCAAATCGAGCTGGAATTCTTACGCCAACAGATGGATTGGATGAAGGAGAAACCGTTACAATGTTGGTTATGCCTGTAATGTTAAACAATTAA
- a CDS encoding Crp/Fnr family transcriptional regulator: MNFEEIFKGLLLSKEDKKIISSKLKETKVTKGEILLYPNDTANFQYYVQQGCLRSFFTDKSSKEHTIQFAITDWWIGDYTAFFKKEKAILQIECIQDASLLRLSREDMIEIFDEIPNIERYFRIKTESYIGSFQKRIIGDLSKTAKEQYIDFVNTYPNIEQLVKNYHIASYLGITSESLSRVRKEIARN, from the coding sequence ATGAACTTCGAAGAAATTTTTAAAGGTTTACTGCTAAGCAAAGAAGATAAAAAAATAATTAGCAGCAAGCTGAAAGAAACAAAGGTTACAAAAGGAGAAATCTTACTATATCCTAATGACACTGCTAATTTTCAATACTACGTTCAGCAGGGATGTTTACGTTCATTTTTCACAGACAAATCTTCAAAAGAACATACGATACAATTTGCAATCACAGATTGGTGGATTGGTGATTACACAGCGTTTTTCAAAAAGGAAAAAGCAATTCTCCAGATTGAATGTATCCAAGATGCATCTCTTTTAAGGCTTTCTAGAGAAGATATGATCGAGATTTTTGATGAAATCCCCAATATAGAACGTTACTTTAGAATCAAAACCGAATCTTACATTGGTTCTTTTCAGAAAAGAATTATAGGTGATCTATCTAAAACAGCTAAAGAGCAGTATATTGATTTTGTAAATACTTACCCGAATATAGAGCAACTGGTTAAAAATTACCATATCGCTTCATATCTAGGAATCACATCAGAAAGCCTGAGTAGAGTACGAAAAGAAATTGCCAGAAATTAA